TCATCTGACGAAGTTGGGGCATTGCAAACACTGACCAATAATATTTCTTATGCTATCGAAAGAAATATTAATGAGGCGATGCTTCAGGAAAGCGAAGAAAAATTCCGATTGTTGGCCAACAACATTCCGGGAACCGTTCACCTTTCTAAATACGATGAGAAATGGTCCAAAATTTACCTCAATGACGAAATTGAAAAACTAACGGGATACCCAAAATCTGATTTTCTGTCCAATAAAATTCACTACATCGATTTGGTGCATCCGGATGATTTGAAAATTGTACAAAACAAAGCCAGCGAATTATTTAAAGACCGACAAAAAATACACTTAATCTACCGAATCATCAACAAAAATGGGCATTACATTTGGGTAGAAGAATTTGGAGAACCTATTTTCAAAGGCGAAGAAATTGTTTATATTGTTGGGATTTTTATCGACATTACGCAACGAATGGAAGCCGAAGAAGCCATCAAAGCCAAGAATTATGCAGAAGCAGCCAACAGAGCCAAATCAGAATTCTTAGCCAATATGAGCCACGAAATCAGAACGCCTTTAAACGGAATTATTGGTTTTACCGAACTACTTATGAATACCGATTTGGAAAGCATTCAGAAAAAATACATGGAAACGGTCAATCAATCGGCCAATGCCCTTATGGAGGTTATCAATAATATTTTGGATTTTTCTAAGATAGAATCCGGAAAATTAGAATTGAATGTTGAGAAGTTTGATGTTTACGATTTAGCCAATCAAGTGATTGAATTAATAAAATATGAAGCCAATCTAAAAAAATTAGAACTCAATTTGAACATCGAAGAAAATGTGCCAAAGTACATTTGGATTGACTACATTCGATTGAAACAAGTCTTAATCAATTTACTGAGTAATGCTGTTAAATTTACAGAAAGTGGTAGCATCGACTTAACCATTTCTGTTTTCAAACTGCTTGATAATAATAAAATACAACTCCAATTTTCGGTAAAAGATACCGGAATTGGTATCAAAAAGAAAAACCAACTGCGCATCTTTGAAGCCTTTTCGCAAGAAGACAGTTCAACTACCAAAAAGTTCGGGGGTACCGGTCTTGGTCTTTCCATCTCCAACCAACTTTTGGGGTTAATGAATAGTCAACTGGAACTCAGCAGCGAAGCCGACAAAGGCAGTAATTTTAGTTTCATTCTCGAAGTGAACTATTCTAATGAAATCATAAGCAACGATAATTCGGTTGATTTTTATGCCAAAACAGCTCCTAAAACAAATGTTATTTCAAACGATGCTAAAGTAGTTTTTATTGTAGAAGATAATAAAATCAATATGCTTTTGGCCAAAACCTTAGTCAAACAAATCTTGCCGAATGCTGAAGTAATTGAATTAGAAAATGGTAAAGAAGCGCTCGAAAAAGCACAAAACCAATTACCGGATTTGATTTTAATGGACATCCAAATGCCTATAATGAATGGGTATGAAGCTTCGGTCGAGATCAGAAAACTACCGCATTCAAAAAGAGTTCCGATTATTGCCTTAACTGCCGGAACCATAGTTGGTGAAAAAGAAAAATGCATCGAATTTGGCATGAATGATTATATTCCAAAACCTATTGACAAAGAATTTTTGGAAAATATTATTCGTGAATACATAACTACTAACTAAAAAATCAAGCATATGAAATGGAAAGGTTTAGGAGAAAGTGACAATGTAGAAGATAGAAGAGGCATGTCGGGTAAGGGAAAAGCACTCGTTGGTGGTGGTGTAATCGGTATTATTATTTTGTTACTCAACATCTTTGGTGGCGAAAATGCTCAAATGCTTACACCGGTATTGGAACAAATGAATCAAGGCAATACCACAGAACAAACCGAAAATAGGGAACTTACCGTCGAAGAAAAAGAAATCGGCAGTTTTGCTAGTACTATGTTCAAACTCAATGAAGATACCTGGAGCCAGATTTTTATTGAAAACGGACAAGACTATGATAAGCCTAAAATGGTTTTGTTTTATGACAATGTAGAAACAGGTTGTGGAAGTGCCTCCTCAGCGTCAGGTCCGTTTTACTGTCCGGCCGACAATAAAGTGTATATGGATTTACGCTTTTTTGAAGAACTAAAATCACGCTTTGGAGCCGAAGGTGGTGATTTTGCCATTGCCTATGTCATTGCACATGAAGTAGGACATCATATTCAAAATCTGCTGGGTACTTCGGATAAAGTACGTCA
Above is a genomic segment from Flavobacterium phycosphaerae containing:
- the ypfJ gene encoding KPN_02809 family neutral zinc metallopeptidase, which encodes MKWKGLGESDNVEDRRGMSGKGKALVGGGVIGIIILLLNIFGGENAQMLTPVLEQMNQGNTTEQTENRELTVEEKEIGSFASTMFKLNEDTWSQIFIENGQDYDKPKMVLFYDNVETGCGSASSASGPFYCPADNKVYMDLRFFEELKSRFGAEGGDFAIAYVIAHEVGHHIQNLLGTSDKVRQLQAEKSEAEGNKLSVCLELQADFYAGVWAKHNSQYLETGDIEEALSAANAVGDDAIQSKMQGHVVPDSFTHGTSEQRMYWFNRGYKTGDISQGDTFKGLLN